Below is a genomic region from Campylobacter geochelonis.
TTTATCCAAACAAACCACTTTTTAAAGGCACAAACTATACATGCGGCAATGCAAATGGCAAAATTTCTTTTACAACCGAGCCTTTTGGTATAGAAAATATCCGCGCGTTAGATGATAAAAACTTTATGCTAAGCTTAAATGATACTGTAAATTTAGATGAACTAAAGCTGAAACTAAAGCTCTATACTAAAGAAAAACTTGCAAAAAACAGTGTAGCATTTAAAGTAAAAAGCCTAGATAGCAAAAACTTTCTTGTAACTTTAGATAAAACATATCCAAATTTATATCTTTTCTTGCCACAAAGTCTAAAATCAAAAGCAAATATAGCCTTAGATAAAGACTTTACGCAAGATATATCAAAACAAGGTGTATTTTTTAAAGACAACCCAAATGCTATAAGTTTAAATGATATAAAAGTCGTGCCCTACTCTTTTGATGATGGCGAGCTTGGTTTTAAAATAAGATTAAAAGAGTATATTTTAGCTAGTAAAAAATTTATCCAAATTCCAAATATAACAAATTTCTCACTTTCAAACATCAAGTATGTATATGATAAAAACGATCCAAATTTTTACTATGAATTTGATGTAAAAAGCCCGCAAATCAAGCCAAACACAGAGTATGAGATAAAAATTCTGCCTGGATTTGGCGATAACTATATGTTAAATAGAGAGTTAAAAAGTTTTGTTGTAAAAACAGGCGATTTAAAACCATTTGCTAAATTTAGCGATGAGTTGCCATATATCTCAAAAGGCTCAAGTATCGAGTTTAAAAGTGCAAATTTAAACTCAGTTAAAGTCGTAATCAACCAAATAAGCGAGCAAAACTATCGCTACTTTTTAAACTACAATACCGATATAACAAAGCTAACAACAGAGGTTGCAAGTAAAAACTTCACACTAGATAACAAACCAAATCAGATAACAGCACATCGCCTAAACTTCGATTTTACCGGCTTTAAAGATGGAGTTTATAACATCAGTATATTCTATAAAGATGATAAAAACAAAATCAAGCAGATATCAAAACAGGCTTATTTTAGCGATATTAGCGCTGTTTCAACGCTTGGCGATGGTGGAATTTTTGTATTTACAACTCGCCTTTCAACCGCAAAAGCGCTACCAAACACGCAAATTACAATATATAATGAAAATAATGAAATAATTGCTAACGGCTTTAGCGATAAATTGGGCGTTTATGAGTTAAAAAGTGATGATTTTTTAAGTAAAAAACCAAAGTCGATTTTTATAAAAAATGGTAGCGAAGAAAATTTCTTACTTTTAAATAAATCGGTAAATAACGATGCACTACTTAAAGAAAAATTAGATGATTATGAAGCGCTAACTTACTTGGCTAGCGATATCATTAGACCAAATGAGACGCTTGAGGGGATTGTTATCTTAAAAGATCACGCATTTAAGCCACTTAGCGACCTTCCAGTTAAAGTCAAAATTCTTGACCCACTTAATAAGGTGATAAAAAATTTATCACTAAAAACCGATAAATTTGGAAGCATTAAGATTCAAGAGTCTATGGGCGAACTTAGTGGAACTTACTTTATCGATGTTGAGTTTGCTAACAAACTTTTAGATAGAAAGAGTTTTAGTATAGAAAATTTTATCCCACAAAGGGTTAAAAATGAGATTTTAACGACAAAAGATGAGTTTTTAGAGTCCGAAAATATAAATTTAAGCCTAATTTCAACCTATCTTTTTGGCGCACCAGCTTCAAATTTATCAGGTTCGCTTACACTAAATTTAAGTGCAAAAGAGTTAAAGCTTAAAAACTACGAAAATTTTTCATTTATAAACTCCACCATAGATAGCAAAACCATACTTGATAGCAAGTATTTTGATATAGTTTTAAACAACGATGGCAAGAAGGACTTTATAATTAATTATAAAAAACAACTGCCAGTTTCAAACGCTATAAATGCTAGTTTAAATTTCTCCATCCTTGATAACACAAAAACCGTTAGCGAGTATAAAAACCTAACGATATATCCATATAAAACCTTAACCGCCATAGCAGCCGATAAGGACTTTGTTGATAGTGGCAAGAGTGTTAAATTTAGTGTTTTAAGCCTTGACTCACTTAGCAAAAAAAAGTTAAACCCAAAGCTTAACATATCTATCTACTCGCTTTCTTGGAACTACGTGCTTGATAGCCACTCATATAAAGAGCAAAAAGAGCTAAATTTACTAGACTCATTTGAGCTTGAAAAAGATAGCTTTGAGTATAAATTTAGCAGTGGTGGCGACTATGTTGTAGTTGCAAATGACTATCTAAGCGGCAGTAGTGCTAGTTTTGAAGTATATGTTAGTGGCTGGGGTGGATATGGCACAAAATCAGCAAAAGATATACAAAAAGCTACAATCACATTAGATAAAACTAGCTACAAAGCTGGCGATGAGGTTAAAGTAGATGTAAATTCTGCCATTAAACAAGGTGTTGCAATCATATCTTTAGTAGATAAAAAAGTTTTAGAGTATAAAATCATAAATTTTGATAACCACAAAGCTTTAGCATCGTTTTTTCTACCAAAAGAGTTTGAAAAAGGCTATGTAAATGCCACGATATTTCGCCAAGCAACTCCCCTTGCAACGCCACTTAGAACGTATGCTAACAAGGCTATAAAAGTAGATAAAAGCGCTCATCAGCTAAATTTAGAACTTACGCTCCCACAAAAAGTAAAAAATAACGAGCTTGCAAATATAAAGATAAAATCCCAACCAAACTCGCTAATAGCGCTATTTATAGTAGATGAAGGTGTGCTTAATATCATAAAACAAAAAGAGATTGACGCATTTAAATACTTCGATATCATCTTGCCTATAAGTGTTAAAAACTACGATATATTTGACTCATTAAGCACCTTTGTTAGCAAGGCAAAAGCGCTTAGCTTTGGCGGAGATGCTCTGTTTGCCGCCGCTAGAAAGAAAAACGAAAACCCAGTTAAAGCAAAAGATATAAAAACCTTTAAAATCAGTACATATCTAACCACAGATGAAAATGGCGAGGTAAGTTTCGAGTTTAAAACTCCAAATAACTTTAACTCCAAAGTACGAGTCACAGCCATATCTTTAAAAGATGATAAAATCAACTCAAAAAACAGCTATATTGATATCAAAGATGATATAGTTATAAAACCTGGCGTTGTGATTTATCTAAACAAAAACGATAAACTAAATTTACCAATCACACTTATAAACACAACCGATAGTAACAAAACGCTAAATTTAACAAGCCATTCAAGTGCAAATTTAACTCTTGATTTAAACCAGACAAGCGTTGTTTTACCAGCTAGACAAAGTGCTTTAGTAAATGCGGCTATTTTTGCAAAAGATATAGGAGAAGCTGACTTTAACTTGTCGGTAAATGATACTAAAGATAGCTACTTAAGCACTACAAATTTAGATATCATCAGCCCTTATCCTAGCTCAAAATACAGCAAAAACGCATTTTTAAAGGGCTTTGAAGACTTTAATATAAGCGATGAGAGTTATAAAACGCTTTATTTAAGCGCCTCTTCTACTCCTGATGTGATACTTAAAAATATCAGTAAAAAACTCATAGAGTATCCATATGGCTGCACAGAGCAAATCGCGTCAAGGCTTTTGGCGCTAGAAAATTTATACATGACAAACGATAAAGAGCAAAAAGAGGTTGATGAGATAGTTGAGCGTGGCGTTACAAGCTTGATTTTAAGACTAAAAGATAATGGAAGTTTTGGTTACTGGAGTAAATTTAGCGATACAAATATTTTCGCTTCAATCTATGCAAGTGACATTTTACTACAAATCGATAAAAGCAAAAAACTCATAGGCAACGCTTCAAAAGAGCTTATCTACTCATATCTTAAAATGCCTCATCAAGACCCATTTAACGCACTTTATGCAGCATATGTGCTAGGCCAAAACAAAGCTTTAGAAAAAGATAGAGCAAACTATCTTTTTGATAGTAAAGTTTATGAGTATAACTTAGTAACGCTTTATATGATGGCTGGGATTTTAGATGATTTAGGTCTTGAAAACGAGCTTAACATCGTGCAAAACAAAATTAACAAATACAACTTAAATTTAGCAAAATTTGATGGCTATAGCGCTAATTTTGACTCAACTACTAGAAATTTAGCCTTTGCTTTATATATCCACTCAAAGCACTTTAAGCCAAACAAATTTTCAAAAAAATTAGCAGAAATGATATCTAAAAATTTTGATTTGCTAAACAGCACGCAAAAAAATGCCTTTGTTTTAAGAGCTTTTGAGAGTTATTTTAAAGAAGACTTTGAAAAAGGCGAGTTTGAAATCACGCAAAATGGCGCTTTAACAAAGTATCAAAACAATCAAAATTTAAAGCTTAATTTAGAAAAAAACAAAAGCTTTAAACTAAGTTCAGACGATGGAATTTATTATAGTTTATTAAGTTTTGGAAACGAAAAACTACCTTTAAAACACGTTATGCCGGAGCTAAATGATAGGTATTTTAACTCCGCTAAAAGCATAAATATCTATAGAGAATTTGTTGATATAAATGGCAAAAAGGTAAATTTAAATGATTTAAAACTAAATCAAACAATTTTTTCAAAAGTGCAAATTTATTCTAACCAAAATTACATGCCAAATGTTTTGGTAAATGAGCAAATTAGCCCATGCTTTGAAGTGATAAATGAGCGAATTTATGGCGCTAAAAGAGGCAAACACACAACCGATACTATAACTTTTGAAAACCAAGATATAAAAGATGAAAGAGTTGTTAGCTTTTTAAACCCGCTAGATAAAGGTAAAATGCAGTTTTTTACTCCGTTAAAAGTCGTTATGAGTGGAACTTGCGTGCTTCCAGCGGTTAAGGTTGAGCTAATGCAAGATGAGGATTTATGGGATTATGACCTTGAGATGGAGAGTTTTAAGGTAGAAAAATAGAATTTATGATTTTATCAAACTAATTTTGATAAAATTAAAGCTTTAAATTTAAACAAAGGATAGTCAAGTGGCTGATTTTTACGATGCTAAAGAGGTCGAAGAAAAATTTTATAAAATTTGGGAAGAACGTGGATATTTTGAAATCGATGGCAACAAGGATATTTGTGAAGACAAAAAGAGCTTTTGTATTATGATGCCACCACCAAACGTTACAGGTGTGCTTCACATCGGACACGCCCTAACCTTTACGCTTCAAGATATCATGACTCGCTATAAACGTATGGATGGATACAAAACTTTATGGCAACCAGGACTTGATCACGCAGGAATCGCCACTCAAAACGTCGTTGAAAAACAACTTCTAGCACAAGGAATTACAAAAGAAGAGCTTGGGCGCGAGGCATTTTTACAAAAAGTTTGGGAGTGGAAAGAAAAAAGTGGTGGAACTATCAACCGCCAAATGCGCCGTCTTGGCGTAACTCCGGCGTGGAGCAGAGAGCGTTTTACTATGGATGATGGGCTTAAAAAAGCTGTAAAAAAAGCCTTTGTAAATTTATATGAAAAAGGTCTTATCGTTCGCGGAAACTACATGGTAAACTGGTGCACACACGATGGCGCACTAAGCGATGTCGAAGTAGATCACAAAGAAAATCACGGCAAGCTTTATCACCTTCGCTACTTTCTTGAAAATAGCGATAAATTTGTCATCGTTGCTACAACAAGACCTGAAACATACTTTGGCGATAGCGCTGTAATGGTTCATCCTGATGATGAGCGTTACAAAGAGCTAGTTGGCAAAAGTGTGATTTTACCTATCATAAATCGTAAAATCAAAATCATAGCCGATGAACATGTTGATATGAGCTTTGGAACTGGCGTTGTTAAAGTTACTCCAGCTCATGATATAAACGACTATGAGGTTGGAAATCGCCATAACTTGGAGTTTATCACTATCTTTGATGAAAAGGGAATTTTAAATGAGCGTTGCGATAAATTTGCTGGACTTGAAAGACTTGAAGCAAGAGATATTATAGTAAATGAACTTGAAAAACTTGGAAATGTCGAGAAAATCGAAGATTACACTAATCAAGTTGGATACTGCTACCGCTGTAAAAATATCGTTGAACCATACATCTCAAAACAGTGGTTTGTAAAATCAGCAATCGCAGATGAAGCCATAGCAAAGGTAAATGAAGGCGGGGCGGAATTTTTCCCAACGCATTGGATAAATAGCTTTAATGCGTGGATGAGAGAACTAAAAGACTGGTGTATAAGCCGTCAGCTTTGGTGGGGACATCAAATTCCGGTATTTTACTGTGATGAGTGCGGACATGAGTGGGCGAGCGAGGAAGATGAGCCAAAAGCTTGTCCAAAATGCGGCAAAAACCACTTTCATCAAGATCTTGATGTGCTTGATACTTGGTTTAGTTCTGGACTTTGGCCGATTTCTACTCTTGGCTGGGGAAATGGCGAGGCGCTTAAAGGGCAAAAATGGTTTGAAAACGACTTAAAAGAGTTTTATCCAAACACGATGCTGATAACTGGTTTTGATATCTTGTTTTTCTGGGTCGCTAGGATGATGTTTCAGTGCCAAAATGCAGTTGAAAAGCTTCCATTTAAAGATATATATCTTCACGCTTTGGTTAAAGACAAAGATGGCAAAAAGATGAGTAAAAGTAGTGGAAATGCCATAGATCCACTCGATAAAATAGATGAGTATAGTGCCGATATATTGCGTTTTACGCTAACTTTGCTTTGCGTTCAAGGGCGCGATTTAAGGCTAAGTGAAGAAAAGATGGTTTTGGTTAGAAATTTCACTAACAAAATTTATAACGCAAGTAAATATTTGCTAATGAACGAGCCTAAATTTAGCGACTTAAACGAATGCAAAATCACTTCAAAACTTGGACTTTATATGCTAAGTCGCTTTAAAGTATGTGTAAAAGATGTGCGCGAAAACATCGATGCTTACCGCTTTAACGACGCTGCAAACGCGATATATAAATTTATGTGGGATGAGTTTTGCGACTGGGGAATCGAGCTAAGCAAAGCTGACAAATCAAGCGTGCGCGAGCTTGGAGCGATTTTTAAAGAGGCGATGAAGCTTTTAAGCCCATTTATGCCATTTATCTCTGAGTATCTTTATCACGAGCTAAGCGCAACTAGCCTTGAAAACGCAAATTCGATAATGATAAGTAAATATCCAAAAATAGAGCAAAACGATGAGAAAATAGAAGAAATTTTTGCCCTTGTGATTGAAAGTATTGTTGCGATTCGCCGTGCAAAAGCGACTATAGACTTAGGAAATTCAAAAATTGCTAAAGCCTATATCAAGCTAAACACAAGTACTGATTTATCAAACGCAACTGCTTATATCAAGCTTCTTACAAAATGCGAAGAGATAGAGTTTACAAACGCTAAGCAAGAAAACTCAGTCCGCGATGTAAGCCAAAATTTAGAAGTTTTCATACCTCTAAGTGGCGTTGATACAAGTGCGATTGTAGCGCGTTTAAACTCACAAAAAGCAAAACTTGAAAAAGAGATAAACAAACTTGAAAATATGTTAAATAATGAAAAATTTGTAGTAAACGCTCCAGCAAGCGTGCTTGAGACAAACCGCGCAGGTTTAGCAAGCGCAAAAGAAAGACTTGAAAAAATCACAAGCGAGCTAGAAGCGCTAAGCTAACAAAAATAGCTAAAGGGGGTTTTATGGGACGTATTATTTTAGTAGGATTGTTGTTTATAAGCATTTTGTTGGCTAAAGATATAAATGTGGTTGTTTTTTTAACCGATAAAGCTAAATTTGATAACGCTTTTTTAGTCACAAGTGGTTTGCAAAAAACACTTCAAAAAGATGAAAAAGCTGATATCGAGCTTGTTTTGGGCGGTAGTTCTGTTGAGGTTTTTGCAAGTAAATCTAAAAAAGATTTGGATATGCAAGAAAAGATTAAAGCACTTGTTGCTATGCCAAATGTAAGAGTAGTGGCTTGTAGTGGAGCAATGAAACGAAGCGGGATAGATAAGTCTTGGCTAAGCACTGGCGTAAAAACAGTCAAAGCCGCACCACGAGAAGTTGTTTTAAAACAGCTTGATGGATATGCACTGTTGCAACCTTGAGTATAAATTTATTGCACATTTAAAGCTAAATTTAAGATAAATACTATAATCATCTAAATGTGTGTTAAAAATTAAAGCTTTTTTATCACGATGTCTGAATCGTGTTAAGAAAATTAAAATTTTTAATACACTTTACATTTTCTTAAAATATCAAAAAAGATTGATATTTATATAATCGTTTGTTTTCCAAAGTTTTATGCATTTTACTATCTTTTTTTCAAGTTTTAAGATATTTGGTTTAATCCGCCTAAACTCCTAAAAGCACTTATAAATAACTTATAAATTTGCTGTTTTATTTAAATCAAGTGGCAATTTAATATAAACTCTTATTTTCTCTCATTTTAAAATTTAAAAATTTTGTTTTGCTTCTATTTTCCTTTTCGCTAAATTTCAATTATGAAATTTAAGGCTTGATATTATTAAATTTTTATCAATTATGAGATATAATTTTTAAATAAATAAAATATTAAAGCAGATAAATGATACAAATTTGTAATTTAAAAAAATACTTTGGCTCAAATTTAATCCTAAAAGATATAAATTTAAGCATAAAAAAAGGTGAGATTTTTGCCCTTGTAGGACATAGTGGAGCTGGTAAATCCACGCTTTTACGCACCATAAATGGGCTTGAAAATTACCAAGATGGAAGCGTTAAAGTCTTTGGCAAAGAGATAAAATCTATGCAAAAATCACAGCTTAGAGATTTCCGCAAAAAAATCGGTATGATTTTCCAGCATTTTGCGTTGATGAGTCGTAAAACTGTCTTTGAAAACATCGCCACTCCACTTAGGTTTTGGAAGTATGATAAAGCTTATATAACTTCAAAAGTAAATGAGCTTTTGCAAATCGTAGGGCTTGAAGATAAAGCAAACTCCTATCCTAGCGAGCTTAGTGGCGGACAAAAACAACGAGTCGCCATAGCAAGAGCCTTAGCGCTTGAGCCTGAAATTTTACTTAGCGATGAGGCGACTTCAGCGCTTGATCCAAATACGACAAAATCCATCCTAGAGCTACTTAAAAAAATCAACCGCGAACTTGGCATAACCATTGTCATCGTAACTCATGAGATGGAAGTTGTCAAAAGTGTAGCAGATAGAGCTGTGCTGCTTGATGGCGGTGTGATAGTAAATGAAGGAAGCATTCAAAAGCTGTTTTTAAAACCCGATAAAAATATGCAAAAATTCCTTGGCGAAGAGGCGATAGTGCCAGAAAATGGTGTAAATATCGCGCTGTATTTTCCAAAAGAGGTCGCATTTGACTGCGTGATAACAAATATGGCACGAAAGCTCGATAAAGACTTTAACATCGTGTGGGGCAAAATCGAAAAGCTAAACGATAGCGTTTTGGGGCATTTGGTTATAAATATCAAAAGCGAAGATAAAGATTGTGTGCTTGAATACATTAAGAAAACAGGCGTTTTATGGGAGATAATGGAGTAAATTTTATAAACAAGATAGTTTTAAATAAATCATGGAGCAGAAAATGAAAAAAATATTTTTAACCTTTGTTTTAGTTGGATGTTGGCTAAATTTAGCTTTAGCAAGTGATCTTGGTAAGGGCTTTAATGCTTTAACTAGTGGCGATTTTAAATCTGCTTTTGAAAATTTTAAGCTAGCTTGCGATAAAAACGATGCTCTTGGGTGTAATGCTCTTGGAAATCTATATAAAAAAGGTAAAGGCGTTGAGCAAAATAATGAGTTGGCTAAAAAATATTATAAAAAAGCTTGTGAGTTAGGCTTAAAACCGGCTTGTGATAGTCAAGATAATTCAGACAAAAACTAGGCTAAATTTAGCAAATTTATGAAAGAATTATATGAAAAAATAGCCTTAAGCTTAATGCTAATTTTGGTGGCAAATTTAGCATTAGCTGATGATTTAAGCATGGCAAGAGAATTTTATATAAAAAATTAAAAAAGCTTTTGAGTATGCAAATTTATCTTGTCAGAAAAATAGCGCTGATAGATGTGCGACACTTGGAGCCTTTTATTTTAAAGGCATAGGCGTAAAAGAAAAGCTATAAAAAGGCTGAAAAAGCTTTTTAAAAAGTTTGCAAACTAGGATTTCATGATACTTGCAAGCGGCAAAATAGCTTAAAGAAAGCGAATATTAACAAAATTATAAATTTGCTTTGAAAGATAGTTTATAAAAGCAAAAATTAACAAAAATTATATTTTAATGGAGATTATTTAATGAATACTATGGACATTTTTACTAGAATTTTACTTCCTGCGACTTGGGATACCTTATATATGAGCGTTATTTCTACAATTATTGCTTTTATTTTTGGCTTGATTCCTGCGATTTTACTGATTTTAAGCGATAAAAACGGACTAAGACCAAATAAAACTTTATATTCAATTCTAGATGTCGTTGTAAATATTCTTAGAAGTTTTCCATTTATCATACTTATAATTATATTATTTCCTTTTACAAAACTTATAGTAGGAACAAGTATTGGAACAACTGCTGCTATTGTTCCACTTGCTATTGGAACTGCTCCGTTTGTTGCAAGACTGATTGAAAGTGCTTTAAAGGAGGTAGATACCGGCATAATCGAAGCTGCAAAGAGCTTTGGAGCAAGCGATTGGCAAATTATTTTTAAAGTTATGTTTGTTGAAGCCATCCCTTCTATTATCAACGCTTTAACCCTCACACTTATCGTAGTTATCGGCTTTTCTGCAATGGCTGGAACTGTTGGTGGTGGTGGGCTTGGTGATATCGCAATTCGCTATGGATATCAAAGATTTCGCCCAGATATTATGGCATATACTGTTGTGATTTTGATTATAATGGTGCAAATTTTTCAGATAATAGGAAATTTACTTTATAAGATGACCAAAAAATAGTTTTTTAATATATATAAATTATCTTATCGTTTTAAAAGCGTAAAATAGTAGTTTTATAATATATTTATAAAATATACTTTTAAATTTAATGTTACGTTTTTACACAAATTTAGTAGATTTTTACTTTTATTTAGCATAAATTTAAAGAATTAAACTTTAATAAATTTAAACTTATTAAAATACCAAATATATAAAATCAAGGAGAGATTTTGAAGATTATAGCTTTTATTACTTTTTTATTATTAAGTTTACATGCTAAAGATAGCGATAAAATCATACGAGTTGGCACAGTTCCTGTTCCTCACGCTCAAATTTTAGAAGTTATTGAGCCGATTTTAGAAAAAGAAGGCTATGAGCTAGTTATTAGCGAAATAGATGATAAGATACTAAACTATGCTCTTGAAGATGGTCAAATAGATGCAAATTTTTATCAGCATGAGCCATATTTACTCGAATTTAACAAACAAGAAAAAACTCATCTTGTAAAAACCATCGCAACTCATCTCGAACCAATGGCAATTTATAGTAAAAAAGTAAAAAATATCTCAGAGCTGCCAGATGGCGCCGTTATAAGTATACCAAACGATCCGGTAAACGAAAGCAGAGCACTGCTGCTTTTACAAGAAGCAGGAGTTATAAAACTTGATGATAAAAATGTTTTAAAAACAGATTTTGATATTATCTCAAATCCAAAAAATATAACTATAAAAACTATGCAAGCAGCCATTTTACCGCGTAGCATAGATGATGTTAGTGCTTCTATTATCAGTACATCTTATGCTATGGCAGCTGGATTAAACCCAAAAAAAGATGGTATTTTTATAGAAAATAAAAACAGCCCTTATGTAAACATCATCGCTGTAAAAGATGGCACGCAAGATAGCGCTAAAATCAAAGCTTTAGACAAAGCACTTTTAAGCGATGAAGTGAGAAATTTTATCATAAAACAGTATAATGGCACTGTTATTCCAGCATTTTAAATCAACCCAAAGGAGAAAAAATGAGAAAAATATTAGTTGGCGCAGCTCTTGCGTCTTTATTTATAGTTGGCGAAAATGCCGAAAAATTAGTAGTTGCAGCTACTCCAGTTCCTCACGCTGAAATTTTAAAAGTTATTGAGCCGCAACTTAAAAAAGCTGGTTTTGAGCTTGAAATTCGCGAATTTAATGACTATGTTATACCAAATTTAGCTACTGAAGATGGCGAAGTTGATGCAAATTTCTTTCAACATACGCCTTATTTAGATGAGTTTAACAAAAACAAAGGTACCCATTTGATAAAAACTGTAGGCGTTCATCTTGAGCCAATGGCGGTTTATAGCAAAAAAATCAAAGATTTAAAAGAGATAAAAGATGGTGCAAAAGTTAGCATACCAAACGACCCTACAAACGAATCGCGAGCTCTTGATGTGTTAGCAACTGCTGGGCTGATTGAGCTTAATGATGTGGCTTTAAAAACACCACTAGATATCGTTAAAAACCCTAAAAACCTAAAATTCACAGAAATTGAAGCTGCAACATTACCAAGAACTTTAGATGATGTTGAAATCGCAGTTATAAACACAAACTTTGCTATGAATGCTGGTCTAAATCCTACAAAAGACGCACTTGCTATAGAAAGCAAAGACAGCCCATACGTAAACATTGTCGTTGTCAAAGCTGGCAATGAAAATAGCGCTAAGACAAAAGCACTAAATGAAGCGATTACAAGTAAAGAAGTTAAAGAATTTATTGAAACTAAATACAAAGGCGCGATAGTTCCTGCGTTTTAATACAAACTACAAAGCCCCAAAAATGGGGCTTTACCCCTTAAATTTATAAAAATACATCTTGCGCCGTTATCTAAATATTAATAAAAAAATTAAATAAAAAATTATTTGTTTAGTATATTTTATGTATAATAACGCAAAACTTTTTAAAGGAAAAATTATGAATAAAATTTTACTTACAACCCTTAGTTTGGCTACTGCAATTAGCCTAAATGCTGCTGTTTTAGCAACCGCTGGCGATATAAAAGTAACTGATGAAGATATCGCTCCACTTTTGCAACCTCAAGGCGGAATGCACGGCATGATGGGCGATGTTAAGGTTTCTGAAGCTGATAAGAAAAATATGGTAGATAATGTTATAAAATACAAACTTTTAGTCAAACAAGCAAAAGATAGTGGCATACAAAAAGATCCTGAGTATAAAAAAAGTATGGATATGATGGCTGATAGCTTAGCTTTTCAAGTATGGCAAAAAAAGGAATTTGATAAAGTAAAAGTAAGCGATGCTGATGCAAAAAAATTCTATGATGAAAATGCAGATAAACTTTTTATGAAACCAGATGAAGTTAAAGCTAAACACATCTTAGTTGATGATGAAAAAAAGGCAAAAGAGATTATCGCTAAGCTTGCAAAAGTAGAAAAATCAAAGTTAAAAGATGAATTTTCTAAAGTCGCAGGAGCTGAGTCAAAAGACCCAACTGCTAAACAAAATGGCGGAGATTTAGGCTGGTTTAGCAAAAATCAAATGGTAAAAGAATT
It encodes:
- a CDS encoding DsrE family protein — its product is MGRIILVGLLFISILLAKDINVVVFLTDKAKFDNAFLVTSGLQKTLQKDEKADIELVLGGSSVEVFASKSKKDLDMQEKIKALVAMPNVRVVACSGAMKRSGIDKSWLSTGVKTVKAAPREVVLKQLDGYALLQP
- a CDS encoding methionine ABC transporter ATP-binding protein produces the protein MIQICNLKKYFGSNLILKDINLSIKKGEIFALVGHSGAGKSTLLRTINGLENYQDGSVKVFGKEIKSMQKSQLRDFRKKIGMIFQHFALMSRKTVFENIATPLRFWKYDKAYITSKVNELLQIVGLEDKANSYPSELSGGQKQRVAIARALALEPEILLSDEATSALDPNTTKSILELLKKINRELGITIVIVTHEMEVVKSVADRAVLLDGGVIVNEGSIQKLFLKPDKNMQKFLGEEAIVPENGVNIALYFPKEVAFDCVITNMARKLDKDFNIVWGKIEKLNDSVLGHLVINIKSEDKDCVLEYIKKTGVLWEIME
- a CDS encoding tetratricopeptide repeat protein, encoding MKKIFLTFVLVGCWLNLALASDLGKGFNALTSGDFKSAFENFKLACDKNDALGCNALGNLYKKGKGVEQNNELAKKYYKKACELGLKPACDSQDNSDKN
- a CDS encoding methionine ABC transporter permease encodes the protein MNTMDIFTRILLPATWDTLYMSVISTIIAFIFGLIPAILLILSDKNGLRPNKTLYSILDVVVNILRSFPFIILIIILFPFTKLIVGTSIGTTAAIVPLAIGTAPFVARLIESALKEVDTGIIEAAKSFGASDWQIIFKVMFVEAIPSIINALTLTLIVVIGFSAMAGTVGGGGLGDIAIRYGYQRFRPDIMAYTVVILIIMVQIFQIIGNLLYKMTKK
- a CDS encoding MetQ/NlpA family ABC transporter substrate-binding protein — encoded protein: MKIIAFITFLLLSLHAKDSDKIIRVGTVPVPHAQILEVIEPILEKEGYELVISEIDDKILNYALEDGQIDANFYQHEPYLLEFNKQEKTHLVKTIATHLEPMAIYSKKVKNISELPDGAVISIPNDPVNESRALLLLQEAGVIKLDDKNVLKTDFDIISNPKNITIKTMQAAILPRSIDDVSASIISTSYAMAAGLNPKKDGIFIENKNSPYVNIIAVKDGTQDSAKIKALDKALLSDEVRNFIIKQYNGTVIPAF
- a CDS encoding MetQ/NlpA family ABC transporter substrate-binding protein; this encodes MRKILVGAALASLFIVGENAEKLVVAATPVPHAEILKVIEPQLKKAGFELEIREFNDYVIPNLATEDGEVDANFFQHTPYLDEFNKNKGTHLIKTVGVHLEPMAVYSKKIKDLKEIKDGAKVSIPNDPTNESRALDVLATAGLIELNDVALKTPLDIVKNPKNLKFTEIEAATLPRTLDDVEIAVINTNFAMNAGLNPTKDALAIESKDSPYVNIVVVKAGNENSAKTKALNEAITSKEVKEFIETKYKGAIVPAF
- a CDS encoding peptidylprolyl isomerase, with amino-acid sequence MNKILLTTLSLATAISLNAAVLATAGDIKVTDEDIAPLLQPQGGMHGMMGDVKVSEADKKNMVDNVIKYKLLVKQAKDSGIQKDPEYKKSMDMMADSLAFQVWQKKEFDKVKVSDADAKKFYDENADKLFMKPDEVKAKHILVDDEKKAKEIIAKLAKVEKSKLKDEFSKVAGAESKDPTAKQNGGDLGWFSKNQMVKEFGDAAFALKDGEMSKTPVKSDFGYHIILKEESKKAQKVPFDSVKDMIKESLKGQKFQQEITTKSDELFKKANVKYTK